The following proteins come from a genomic window of Kitasatospora sp. NBC_01246:
- a CDS encoding HAD domain-containing protein codes for MPKPLLFLDVDGVLNPVCPRPEAGFDAHTLLGYSVLLSARHGEWLRELADTYELVWATTWEEEANTHIAPAIGLPRLPVVRFAGYVPQPGDPRVPLMELFSAHKWAPLLRYAAGRPFAWTDDVIPPRLVRNAIWRRDRLLLPIDPGQGLERRHVDRLLARPPRPLAVRPAVSRWAAS; via the coding sequence GTGCCGAAGCCACTGCTGTTCCTGGATGTCGACGGGGTGCTCAACCCCGTCTGCCCGAGACCCGAGGCCGGGTTCGACGCGCACACCCTGCTCGGCTACAGCGTCCTGCTCTCCGCCCGGCACGGCGAGTGGCTGCGTGAACTGGCCGACACCTACGAACTGGTCTGGGCCACCACCTGGGAGGAGGAGGCCAACACCCACATCGCCCCGGCGATCGGGCTGCCCCGGCTGCCGGTGGTCCGATTCGCCGGCTACGTCCCGCAGCCCGGCGACCCGCGGGTACCGCTGATGGAGCTGTTCTCCGCACACAAGTGGGCCCCCCTGCTGCGGTACGCCGCCGGCCGGCCGTTCGCCTGGACGGACGACGTCATCCCGCCCCGCCTGGTCCGCAACGCCATCTGGCGCCGTGACCGCCTCCTGCTGCCCATCGACCCGGGCCAGGGCCTGGAGCGCCGGCACGTGGACCGGCTGCTGGCCCGCCCGCCGCGCCCCCTGGCCGTCCGCCCGGCGGTCAGCCGGTGGGCAGCCAGCTGA
- the gcvP gene encoding aminomethyl-transferring glycine dehydrogenase: MNAQPNAGRTTTPVTLTELEQASPFENRHIGPDVAAQEKMLAQVGYGSLDELAATAVPEAIRSITGLDLPAGRSEAQVLAELRELAGRNTVLQPMIGLGYYGTFTPPVILRNVLENPAWYTAYTPYQPEISQGRLEALLNFQTVVSDLTGLPTSGSSLLDEGTAAAEAMSLARRVTKVKGGVFLVDVETLPQTVAVIRTRAEPTGVEVVVADLSAGIPAEIAERGVFGVLLQYPGATGVVRDLAPVIEQAHGLGAIVAVAADLLALTLLKSPGSLGADIACGTSQRFGVPMGFGGPHAGYLSVRAEYARSLPGRLVGVSVDADGNRAYRLALQTREQHIRREKATSNICTAQVLLAVMASMYAVYHGPDGLADIARRTHRYAAALAEGLRAGGVELLHGEFFDTVTAVVPGRAAAIAEAARAHGINVYQDGEDRISVSTDETTTREHLAGVWAAFGVEGVETPESAEALPAALLREDEYLTHPVFHSHRSETAMLRYLRRLSDRDYALDRGMIPLGSCTMKLNATTEMEPVTWPEFGQLHPFAPIDQAQGYLTLIRQLEQQLVEVTGYDAVSIQPNAGSQGELAGLLAVRAYHHANGDVQRDVCLIPSSAHGTNAASAVMAGMRVVVVKTLVDGDVDVEDLRAKIEQHRDNLAVLMVTYPSTHGVYETQITDICALVHEAGGQVYVDGANLNALVGLAKPGKFGADVSHLNLHKTFCIPHGGGGPGVGPVAVRAHLAPYLPNHPLQSEAGPATGVGPISAAPWGSAAILPISWAYVRLMGGEGLKRATQVAVLNANYIAKRLAPHFPVLYTGPGGLVAHECIIDLRPLTKETGVTVDDIAKRLIDYGFHAPTMSFPVAGTLMIEPTESEDLHEIDRFCDAMIEIRAEIDKVGSGAWPAEDNPLRNAPHTAGALAGDWAHGYSRQEAVFPAGVNPADKYWPPVSRIDGAYGDRNLVCSCPPLDEYGS, encoded by the coding sequence ATGAACGCCCAGCCGAACGCGGGACGCACCACCACCCCCGTGACCCTCACCGAGCTCGAGCAGGCCAGCCCCTTCGAGAACCGCCACATCGGCCCCGACGTCGCCGCGCAGGAGAAGATGCTGGCCCAGGTGGGCTACGGCTCGCTGGACGAGCTCGCCGCCACCGCCGTGCCCGAGGCGATCCGCTCCATCACCGGGCTGGACCTGCCCGCCGGCCGCAGCGAGGCCCAGGTCCTCGCCGAGCTGCGCGAGCTGGCCGGTCGCAACACCGTCCTCCAGCCGATGATCGGCCTGGGCTACTACGGCACCTTCACCCCGCCGGTGATCCTGCGCAACGTCCTGGAGAACCCGGCCTGGTACACCGCGTACACGCCGTACCAGCCGGAGATCTCGCAGGGCCGTCTGGAGGCGCTGCTCAACTTCCAGACCGTGGTCTCCGACCTCACCGGTCTGCCCACCTCCGGCTCCTCGCTGCTGGACGAGGGCACCGCGGCCGCCGAGGCGATGTCCCTGGCCCGCCGTGTCACCAAGGTCAAGGGCGGCGTCTTCCTGGTCGACGTCGAGACCCTGCCGCAGACCGTCGCGGTGATCCGGACCCGCGCCGAGCCGACCGGCGTCGAGGTCGTCGTCGCCGACCTCTCCGCCGGCATCCCGGCCGAGATCGCCGAGCGCGGCGTCTTCGGCGTGCTGCTCCAGTACCCCGGCGCGACCGGTGTGGTCCGCGACCTCGCCCCGGTGATCGAGCAGGCCCACGGCCTCGGTGCGATCGTCGCCGTCGCCGCCGACCTGCTGGCGCTGACCCTGCTGAAGTCCCCGGGCTCGCTCGGCGCCGACATCGCCTGCGGCACCTCGCAGCGCTTCGGCGTGCCGATGGGCTTCGGCGGCCCGCACGCCGGCTACCTCTCGGTGCGCGCCGAGTACGCCCGCTCGCTGCCCGGCCGCCTGGTCGGCGTCTCCGTCGACGCCGACGGCAACCGCGCCTACCGGCTGGCCCTGCAGACCCGCGAGCAGCACATCCGCCGCGAGAAGGCCACCAGCAACATCTGCACCGCCCAGGTGCTGCTGGCCGTGATGGCCTCGATGTACGCCGTGTACCACGGCCCGGACGGCCTGGCCGACATCGCCCGCCGCACCCACCGCTACGCCGCCGCCCTCGCCGAGGGCCTGCGGGCCGGCGGCGTCGAGCTGCTGCACGGCGAGTTCTTCGACACCGTCACCGCGGTCGTCCCCGGCCGCGCCGCCGCGATCGCCGAGGCCGCCCGCGCCCACGGCATCAACGTGTACCAGGACGGCGAGGACCGGATCTCGGTCTCCACCGACGAGACCACCACCCGCGAGCACCTGGCGGGCGTCTGGGCCGCGTTCGGCGTCGAGGGCGTCGAGACCCCGGAGAGCGCCGAGGCGCTGCCGGCCGCTCTGCTGCGCGAGGACGAGTACCTGACCCACCCGGTCTTCCACAGCCACCGCTCGGAGACCGCCATGCTGCGCTACCTGCGCCGCCTGTCGGACCGCGACTACGCGCTGGACCGCGGCATGATCCCGCTGGGCTCCTGCACCATGAAGCTCAACGCGACCACCGAGATGGAGCCGGTGACCTGGCCGGAGTTCGGCCAGCTGCACCCGTTCGCGCCGATCGACCAGGCCCAGGGCTACCTCACCCTGATCCGCCAGCTGGAGCAGCAGCTGGTCGAGGTCACCGGCTACGACGCCGTCTCGATCCAGCCGAACGCCGGCTCGCAGGGCGAGCTGGCCGGTCTGCTGGCCGTCCGCGCCTACCACCACGCCAACGGTGACGTGCAGCGCGACGTCTGCCTGATCCCGTCCTCCGCGCACGGCACCAACGCGGCCTCCGCCGTGATGGCCGGTATGCGCGTGGTCGTGGTCAAGACCCTGGTCGACGGCGACGTGGACGTCGAGGACCTCCGGGCGAAGATCGAGCAGCACCGCGACAACCTCGCGGTGCTGATGGTCACCTACCCGTCCACCCACGGCGTGTACGAGACCCAGATCACCGACATCTGCGCCCTGGTGCACGAGGCCGGCGGCCAGGTCTACGTGGACGGCGCCAACCTGAACGCCCTGGTCGGCCTCGCCAAGCCGGGCAAGTTCGGCGCGGACGTCTCGCACCTGAACCTGCACAAGACCTTCTGCATCCCGCACGGCGGCGGCGGCCCGGGCGTCGGCCCGGTGGCGGTGCGCGCGCACCTGGCGCCGTACCTGCCGAACCACCCGCTGCAGTCCGAGGCGGGCCCGGCCACCGGCGTCGGCCCGATCTCGGCCGCCCCGTGGGGCTCGGCGGCCATCCTGCCGATCTCCTGGGCGTACGTCCGGCTGATGGGCGGGGAGGGCCTCAAGCGGGCCACCCAGGTGGCGGTGCTGAACGCCAACTACATCGCCAAGCGCCTGGCCCCGCACTTCCCGGTGCTCTACACCGGTCCCGGCGGCCTGGTCGCGCACGAGTGCATCATCGACCTGCGCCCGCTCACCAAGGAGACCGGCGTGACGGTGGACGACATCGCCAAGCGCCTGATCGACTACGGGTTCCACGCGCCGACGATGTCCTTCCCGGTGGCCGGCACCCTGATGATCGAGCCGACCGAGTCCGAGGACCTGCACGAGATCGACCGCTTCTGCGACGCGATGATCGAGATCCGGGCCGAGATCGACAAGGTCGGCTCGGGCGCGTGGCCGGCCGAGGACAACCCGCTGCGCAACGCCCCGCACACCGCGGGCGCGCTGGCCGGTGACTGGGCGCACGGCTACTCGCGCCAGGAGGCCGTCTTCCCGGCGGGCGTGAACCCGGCGGACAAGTACTGGCCGCCGGTCAGCCGGATCGACGGCGCGTACGGCGACCGCAACCTGGTCTGCTCCTGCCCGCCGCTGGACGAGTACGGCTCCTGA
- a CDS encoding CPBP family intramembrane glutamic endopeptidase, producing the protein MTTAPTQPETARPTRRLLGVELLIVLGLSLGASGVGALISFTGSLTETLQLGQQVATLNSSRAPGRPWLDLAWQVYYIARGLMPVVLVGYLLVREGTSLRVLGFDLGQKLRDLGRGAAVAAAIGGTGLVLYLGSQAAGYNLTVAPSGLPDVWWRIPVLVASAWQNAILEEVVVLGYLLRRLGQLGWSWPAALVASSVLRGSYHLYQGVGGLVGNMVMGAVFCLLYRRWGRVMPLVAAHALIDTVAFVGYALLAGHVSWLPTG; encoded by the coding sequence GTGACCACCGCCCCGACCCAACCGGAGACCGCGCGGCCCACGCGCCGGCTGCTCGGCGTGGAACTGCTGATCGTCCTCGGCCTCTCCCTCGGGGCCAGCGGCGTCGGCGCGCTGATCAGCTTCACGGGCTCGCTGACCGAGACGCTCCAGCTCGGCCAGCAGGTCGCCACCCTGAACTCCTCACGGGCGCCCGGCCGCCCCTGGCTGGACCTCGCCTGGCAGGTCTACTACATCGCGCGCGGGCTGATGCCGGTGGTGCTGGTCGGCTACCTGCTGGTGCGCGAGGGCACCTCGCTGCGGGTGCTCGGGTTCGACCTCGGGCAGAAGCTGCGCGACCTCGGCCGGGGCGCCGCCGTCGCGGCCGCGATCGGCGGCACCGGGCTGGTGCTCTACCTGGGCTCGCAGGCGGCCGGCTACAACCTGACGGTGGCGCCGTCCGGGCTGCCCGACGTCTGGTGGCGGATCCCGGTGCTGGTCGCCTCCGCCTGGCAGAACGCCATCCTGGAGGAGGTCGTCGTTCTCGGCTACCTGCTGCGCCGGCTCGGGCAACTGGGCTGGTCGTGGCCGGCCGCGCTGGTGGCCAGCTCGGTGCTGCGGGGTTCGTACCACCTGTACCAGGGGGTGGGCGGGCTGGTCGGGAACATGGTGATGGGCGCGGTGTTCTGCCTGCTGTACCGGCGCTGGGGGCGGGTGATGCCCCTGGTGGCGGCGCACGCGCTGATCGACACGGTGGCCTTCGTCGGGTACGCGCTGCTGGCCGGCCACGTCAGCTGGCTGCCCACCGGCTGA
- a CDS encoding PRC and DUF2382 domain-containing protein has translation MQTDIDPRDLIGHKAVDRNGDKIGTVDEVYLDDATGQPEWAAVRTGIFGRDAFVPLTTSEFSGDELRVPYDKSLVKESPDFGVGQHLSPAQELQLYRYYGLDTQVDGRPSAGDGSGSEPADLDFGSVPAAAPAAAAGTAPAAAAGTAAVAGVAAAKPADQSASAAPAKPLAFHSADSMAPPLTVPPAADLGKPSEPATEPNVRTLDTTAPATPSAPVAPEQRPPAAPLVTGGPDGAEVAAPRAATSGTPAPDRAGAASSAPNAPVEITCREERLDITTEWHVVGTAKLRKYVTSEAVERRVPVVRERVRVERTPVGEAERASLSDKDIAEAVEEVTLREERPVVRKYLAPIERVRLVVERYTDEEVIRDELRREHVEVHDNTAAAPAPGPSSNHTPSATPDGAAGRPGGGEHAGSGGHLGAGEPSRPAPLRPLA, from the coding sequence GTGCAGACCGATATCGACCCCCGGGACCTCATCGGCCACAAGGCGGTCGACCGCAACGGAGACAAGATCGGCACGGTCGACGAGGTGTACCTGGACGACGCCACCGGGCAGCCCGAATGGGCGGCCGTCCGGACCGGCATCTTCGGCCGGGACGCCTTCGTCCCCCTGACCACGAGCGAGTTCTCCGGCGACGAACTGCGGGTGCCCTACGACAAGTCCCTGGTGAAGGAGTCACCGGACTTCGGCGTGGGCCAGCACCTGTCACCCGCCCAGGAGCTCCAGCTCTACCGCTACTACGGGCTGGACACCCAGGTGGACGGCCGGCCGTCGGCCGGCGACGGCTCCGGCTCCGAGCCGGCCGACCTCGACTTCGGCAGCGTGCCGGCCGCCGCCCCGGCGGCAGCGGCGGGCACCGCCCCGGCGGCAGCGGCGGGCACCGCCGCGGTGGCGGGCGTCGCCGCGGCGAAGCCCGCCGACCAGTCGGCCTCGGCGGCCCCGGCGAAGCCGCTCGCCTTCCACTCGGCCGACAGCATGGCCCCGCCCCTCACCGTCCCCCCGGCCGCCGACCTCGGCAAGCCGTCCGAACCTGCTACGGAGCCCAACGTGCGGACCCTCGACACCACCGCGCCCGCCACCCCGTCGGCGCCCGTCGCACCGGAGCAGCGCCCGCCGGCGGCCCCGCTCGTCACGGGCGGCCCCGACGGCGCCGAGGTGGCGGCCCCCCGGGCCGCCACCTCCGGTACCCCGGCGCCCGACCGCGCGGGCGCGGCCTCGTCCGCGCCGAACGCTCCGGTGGAGATCACCTGCCGTGAGGAACGGCTGGACATCACCACCGAGTGGCATGTCGTGGGCACCGCGAAGCTGCGCAAGTACGTGACCAGCGAGGCGGTGGAGCGCCGGGTGCCGGTGGTCCGCGAGCGGGTCCGGGTGGAGCGGACGCCGGTCGGCGAGGCGGAGCGGGCCTCGTTGAGCGACAAGGACATCGCCGAGGCGGTGGAGGAGGTCACGCTGCGCGAGGAGCGGCCGGTGGTCCGCAAGTACCTGGCGCCGATCGAGCGGGTCCGCCTGGTCGTCGAGCGCTACACCGACGAGGAGGTGATCCGGGACGAGCTGCGGCGCGAGCACGTCGAGGTCCACGACAACACCGCGGCCGCCCCGGCCCCGGGCCCCTCGTCCAACCACACCCCGTCCGCCACTCCCGACGGCGCCGCCGGGCGCCCGGGCGGCGGCGAACACGCGGGCTCCGGCGGGCACTTGGGCGCCGGCGAGCCGTCCCGGCCGGCCCCGCTGAGGCCGCTCGCCTGA
- a CDS encoding glutamate--cysteine ligase, protein MGEKVVATRADLSDRQLYRRKLQSCQDALERMLREDRFDRPRAVMGLEIELNLADEQGLPVMRNAQVLSAIGSSDFQTELGQFNIEVNIAPHRLAGHVFEELREEIDTGLRYADRRAAEAGARIVMVGILPTLEHDHTGLDAMSHNQRYSLLSDQILAARGEDITLDIEGVEHLQLESITMVAEAAATSLQLHLQVTPERFSSVWNAAQAICGPQLALGANSPFLFGRELWRETRPVLFQQACDTRSAELKAQGVRPITWFGERWVDSASDLFEENLRYFPALLPICDDEDPVKVLASGGVPRLAEMRLHNGTIYRWNRPVYDVSGGVPHLRVENRALPAGPTVADTLANAAFYYGLVRVLAEQSRPIWTRLPFERADENFRQAARYGVDAVFQWPRQGRAGRGGGLATVPAVDLVLNELLPMAYQGLDEWGVEPADRDRYLGIIEQRCLRRVNGASWQSATFHRLREQFGMDRPAALAAMTRRYIEYMRAGEPVHTWPVG, encoded by the coding sequence ATGGGCGAGAAGGTCGTGGCGACGCGCGCGGACCTGTCGGACCGGCAGCTGTACCGGCGCAAGCTCCAGTCCTGCCAGGACGCGCTGGAGCGGATGCTGCGAGAGGACCGCTTCGACCGGCCCCGCGCCGTGATGGGGCTGGAGATCGAGCTCAATCTGGCCGACGAGCAGGGCCTGCCGGTGATGCGCAACGCGCAGGTGCTCAGCGCGATCGGCTCCAGTGACTTCCAGACCGAGCTGGGCCAGTTCAACATCGAGGTCAACATCGCCCCGCACCGGCTCGCCGGCCACGTCTTCGAGGAGCTGCGCGAGGAGATCGACACCGGGCTGCGCTACGCCGACCGGCGGGCCGCCGAGGCCGGCGCGCGGATCGTGATGGTCGGCATCCTGCCGACCCTGGAGCACGATCACACCGGGCTGGACGCGATGTCCCACAACCAGCGGTACAGCCTGCTCAGCGACCAGATCCTGGCCGCCCGGGGGGAGGACATCACGCTGGACATCGAGGGCGTCGAGCACCTCCAGCTGGAGTCGATCACCATGGTCGCCGAGGCCGCCGCGACCTCGTTGCAACTGCACCTCCAGGTCACCCCCGAGCGGTTCTCCTCGGTCTGGAACGCGGCCCAGGCGATCTGCGGCCCGCAACTGGCGCTCGGCGCCAACTCGCCGTTCCTGTTCGGACGGGAGCTGTGGCGGGAGACCAGGCCGGTGCTCTTCCAGCAGGCCTGCGACACCCGTTCGGCCGAACTCAAGGCGCAGGGCGTACGGCCGATCACCTGGTTCGGCGAGCGCTGGGTGGACTCGGCGTCCGACCTGTTCGAGGAGAACCTGCGGTACTTCCCGGCGCTGCTGCCGATCTGCGACGACGAGGACCCGGTGAAGGTGCTGGCCTCCGGCGGCGTGCCGCGGCTGGCCGAGATGCGGCTGCACAACGGCACCATCTACCGGTGGAACCGCCCGGTGTACGACGTCAGTGGCGGCGTGCCGCACCTGCGGGTGGAGAACCGCGCGCTGCCGGCCGGTCCGACCGTCGCCGACACGCTGGCCAACGCGGCCTTCTACTACGGGCTCGTCCGGGTGCTCGCGGAGCAGTCGCGGCCGATCTGGACCAGGCTGCCGTTCGAGCGGGCCGACGAGAACTTCCGGCAGGCCGCCCGGTACGGCGTCGACGCCGTGTTCCAGTGGCCGCGGCAGGGCCGGGCCGGGCGCGGCGGGGGCCTGGCCACCGTCCCCGCGGTCGACCTGGTGCTGAACGAGCTGCTGCCGATGGCCTACCAGGGGCTGGACGAGTGGGGCGTGGAGCCGGCCGACCGGGACCGCTACCTCGGCATCATCGAGCAGCGCTGCCTGCGCCGGGTCAACGGCGCCTCCTGGCAGAGCGCCACCTTCCACCGGCTGCGCGAGCAGTTCGGGATGGACCGCCCGGCCGCGCTCGCCGCGATGACCCGGCGCTACATCGAGTACATGCGGGCCGGCGAGCCCGTGCACACCTGGCCGGTGGGGTAG
- a CDS encoding DUF5999 family protein, with product MCQHRPECPSAESEDREAAVPVACHPEQGWSLLCNGVLVFEDTGELLPDGRVIAPRRPVAHAA from the coding sequence ATGTGCCAGCACCGTCCTGAGTGCCCGTCGGCGGAGTCCGAGGACCGCGAGGCGGCCGTACCGGTGGCCTGCCACCCGGAGCAGGGCTGGAGCCTGCTCTGCAACGGCGTCCTGGTCTTCGAGGACACCGGCGAACTGCTGCCCGACGGCCGGGTGATCGCCCCGCGCCGCCCCGTCGCACACGCCGCCTGA
- a CDS encoding DNA polymerase IV — MRSLPSIIHLDMDAFFAAVEQAAKPSLRGKPVIVGGLGGRGVVSTASYEARKFGVHSAMPMAQARRLCPNAAFLSGRFEAYRAVSELVMGLLRELSPLVQPLSLDEAFVDLEAGPYGPALLAADHGTGEHLVTALAEDLRADIHRRTGLTASVGAAGSKLMAKIASEQAKPDGLVLVEPGQERVVLGPMPVRALPGVGPATEQVLRRAGLNTVADLAEAGESELVQLLGRAHGAGVHQMSLGLDDRPVVADQDAKSVSVEDTFEVDLAERDRVLREVDVLAARCVRRLRAAGRSGRTVVLKVRRFDFSTLTRSETLRGPTDDETVIVETARRLASQVDITGGVRLLGVGVSQLADYTQEDLFAQAVREEAGEPGAVEADAREDEAPEPAVVVARHWMPGQDVRHAELGPGWVQGSGVGRVTVRFETPWSGPGRVRTFAVEDPALEPARPLPLRGDEDGPSAGAGGGEPAVG, encoded by the coding sequence GTGCGGTCACTGCCGAGCATCATCCACCTCGACATGGACGCCTTCTTCGCGGCGGTGGAGCAGGCGGCCAAGCCGAGCCTGCGCGGGAAGCCGGTGATCGTCGGCGGCCTGGGCGGCCGGGGGGTCGTCTCCACGGCCTCGTACGAGGCGCGGAAGTTCGGGGTGCACTCGGCGATGCCGATGGCGCAGGCGCGCCGGCTCTGCCCGAACGCGGCCTTCCTGTCCGGGCGGTTCGAGGCCTACCGGGCGGTGAGCGAGCTGGTCATGGGTCTGCTGCGGGAGCTGTCGCCCCTGGTGCAGCCGCTCAGCCTGGACGAGGCCTTCGTCGACCTGGAGGCGGGCCCGTACGGCCCGGCGCTGCTGGCGGCGGACCACGGGACGGGGGAGCACCTGGTGACGGCCCTCGCGGAGGACCTCCGGGCGGACATCCACCGGCGCACCGGGCTGACCGCCTCGGTCGGGGCGGCCGGGTCCAAGCTGATGGCCAAGATCGCTTCGGAGCAGGCCAAGCCGGACGGCCTGGTGCTGGTCGAGCCGGGCCAGGAGCGGGTGGTGCTGGGCCCGATGCCGGTGCGGGCGCTGCCGGGCGTCGGCCCGGCCACCGAGCAGGTCCTGCGCCGGGCGGGGCTGAACACGGTGGCCGACCTCGCCGAGGCGGGGGAGTCCGAGCTGGTGCAGCTGCTGGGCAGGGCGCACGGCGCCGGTGTCCACCAGATGTCGCTGGGGCTGGACGACCGGCCGGTGGTGGCCGACCAGGACGCCAAATCGGTGTCGGTGGAGGACACCTTCGAGGTGGACCTCGCCGAACGGGACCGGGTGCTGCGCGAGGTCGACGTCCTGGCCGCGCGGTGCGTGCGGCGGCTGCGCGCCGCCGGACGGTCGGGGCGCACGGTGGTGCTGAAGGTGCGGCGGTTCGACTTCTCCACGCTGACCCGCTCGGAGACCCTGCGCGGTCCGACGGACGACGAGACGGTGATCGTCGAGACGGCCCGCCGGCTGGCCTCCCAGGTGGACATCACCGGCGGCGTCCGGCTGCTCGGGGTCGGGGTCTCGCAGCTGGCGGACTACACCCAGGAGGACCTCTTCGCGCAGGCCGTCCGGGAGGAGGCGGGGGAGCCGGGGGCGGTCGAGGCCGACGCCCGGGAGGACGAGGCCCCGGAGCCCGCGGTGGTCGTGGCGCGGCACTGGATGCCGGGCCAGGACGTGCGGCACGCCGAACTCGGCCCGGGGTGGGTGCAGGGCAGCGGGGTCGGCCGGGTGACGGTGCGGTTCGAGACGCCGTGGAGCGGACCGGGCCGGGTGCGGACCTTCGCGGTGGAGGACCCGGCGTTGGAGCCGGCCCGTCCGCTGCCGCTGCGCGGCGACGAGGACGGGCCGTCGGCCGGGGCGGGCGGCGGTGAACCGGCGGTGGGCTGA
- a CDS encoding MFS transporter yields MSEAPQPTTAAEKQSSARVLPALILAMLSFSVVQTAVVPILPSLAKELDVSGSSITWLMTANLLSAAVLTPLLGRFGDLRGRKPMLLISLAGLVAGSALAVSTHSFTWLVVARVLQGAGGGVLPLAISIVRDELPKQKVTGGVAAISASMGVGSGLGLVATGLLLEHWSYKSIFWMGLFFGLLAVALVAFRVPSDPVTDKEGGADPLGAITLAGWLSALLVAVSQGNTWGWTSTKTLGLFAVAAVIALIWGVIEVKVKHPLVDMKMMSRPAVAFTNLAGLLIGFGMYGSFMVISNFAQTPEKLTHYGFTATVLHAGVMLLPSALGSMVAAPVGALLIARRGPRLPLVLGGVLGAVAMAYLAVRHSHEADIYTASAIFGLGIGLAFSAMPAYINGAVPVEQSGIANGMNAVLRTVGGAIGTAVMAAILTGDTMKLPIPVSLPTLDAYKHAFWVAAAVCAIAGAVPFLIRSVKPSVTVAGGKGAADLSPSPELVKTDA; encoded by the coding sequence GTGAGTGAGGCACCACAGCCCACCACCGCGGCCGAGAAGCAGAGCAGCGCCCGGGTCCTGCCGGCCCTCATCCTGGCGATGCTGTCGTTCAGCGTGGTGCAGACCGCGGTCGTTCCGATCCTGCCCTCGCTGGCCAAGGAGCTCGACGTCTCGGGCTCCAGCATCACCTGGCTGATGACGGCCAACCTGCTCTCGGCCGCCGTGCTGACCCCCCTGCTGGGCCGCTTCGGCGACCTGCGCGGTCGCAAGCCGATGCTGCTGATCTCGCTGGCCGGTCTCGTCGCGGGCTCGGCGCTCGCCGTCAGCACCCACTCCTTCACCTGGCTGGTCGTCGCCCGCGTCCTCCAGGGCGCCGGCGGTGGCGTGCTGCCGCTGGCCATCAGCATCGTCCGCGACGAGCTGCCGAAGCAGAAGGTCACCGGTGGCGTCGCCGCCATCAGCGCCTCGATGGGCGTCGGCAGCGGCCTCGGCCTGGTCGCCACCGGCCTGCTGCTGGAGCACTGGAGCTACAAGTCGATCTTCTGGATGGGCCTGTTCTTCGGCCTGCTCGCGGTCGCCCTGGTCGCCTTCCGGGTCCCCAGCGACCCGGTGACCGACAAGGAGGGCGGCGCCGACCCGCTCGGCGCGATCACCCTGGCCGGCTGGCTCTCCGCCCTGCTGGTCGCGGTCAGCCAGGGCAACACCTGGGGCTGGACCTCCACCAAGACGCTCGGCCTGTTCGCCGTCGCCGCCGTGATCGCCCTGATCTGGGGCGTCATCGAGGTCAAGGTCAAGCACCCGCTGGTCGACATGAAGATGATGTCCCGCCCGGCCGTCGCCTTCACCAACCTGGCCGGCCTGCTGATCGGCTTCGGCATGTACGGCTCGTTCATGGTGATCAGCAACTTCGCCCAGACCCCGGAGAAGCTCACCCACTACGGGTTCACCGCGACCGTACTGCACGCCGGTGTCATGCTGCTGCCGTCCGCGCTCGGCTCGATGGTCGCCGCCCCGGTCGGCGCCCTGCTGATCGCCCGTCGCGGCCCGCGCCTGCCGCTGGTCCTCGGTGGCGTCCTCGGCGCCGTCGCGATGGCCTACCTGGCCGTCCGCCACAGCCACGAGGCCGACATCTACACCGCCTCGGCGATCTTCGGTCTCGGCATCGGCCTCGCCTTCTCGGCGATGCCGGCCTACATCAACGGCGCCGTCCCGGTCGAGCAGAGCGGCATCGCCAACGGCATGAACGCCGTGCTGCGCACCGTCGGTGGCGCGATCGGCACCGCCGTGATGGCCGCGATCCTCACCGGCGACACCATGAAGCTGCCGATCCCGGTCTCGCTGCCCACCCTGGACGCCTACAAGCACGCGTTCTGGGTCGCCGCCGCGGTCTGCGCGATCGCCGGCGCCGTCCCCTTCCTGATCCGCAGCGTCAAGCCCTCCGTCACCGTCGCCGGTGGCAAGGGTGCGGCGGACCTCAGCCCCAGCCCCGAGCTGGTCAAGACCGACGCCTGA